The nucleotide window ATGCCCAACTTCCAGACCGCCAGCGCCAGCAAAGGGAAGCCGCCATGGCCGCCTCCTATGCGTTTGCCCATACATCTTCCCTTGCGCAATGGCAAGCCCAGCGCACGCCTGGCCCCGCGCAATCACGCCTGATTACGGAACGCCTCGCCAGCGAGGCGCCCACACTGGCCGTCTTCATTCGCACCATAGGGCTGGGCAGCACAGCGCTGACCGCTACCTTGCGCAGCCTTGCGGAGCTTCAACCGCCCTATGCACCCTCTTCCATCACCGTGCTGGGCGGCCCAGAACCTGCGGCACAGGAGAAACTGCCGCAGTTGCGCTGGGTAGCGGTCGAAACGCTGGATGCCGTCCTCCCACTCGTGCAAATGGAGTCATGTGGCTGGATATTGGTGGTGGATGCGGGCGATTGCTTCACGCCATCGGGCCTGCTGATGGTGGCGCTGGAACTGGGTCATGCCCCGCAATGCCGCGCCGTCTATGCCGATGCGCTGGTGCGCACCGATACGGGCGAGCCTGCGGCGCTCATGCGCCCGGATTTCAACCTGGACATGCTGCTGTCCTGCCCCGCGAACATGGCGCGGCACTGGCTGTTCCGCCGCGACGTATTCCTCGAAGCAGGCGGGTTCGATGCTGCCTATGCGCAGGCGCCAGAATTCGCGCTGCTGCTGCGCTTGATCGAAACCGGCGGGCTTGACGGCCTGGCCCACGTGCACGAGCCCCTGCTGACCATCGCCGCGCCGCCGATGGAAAACAACGCGCATGAACTGGCCGTACTGCAGCAGCATTTGCTGGCACGCGGCTACGACAACGCCACGGTCGATGCCGCCCTGCCGGGGCGCTACCGCATCCTCTATGGGCACCAGGCGCAGCCGCTGATATCCATCATCATCCCCACCAGGGACCAATTCGCCCTGCTGGAGCGCTGCGTCAGCTCACTGCTGGAAAAGACCACCTATCCGCATTACGAGATCCTGCTGGTGGACAACGGCAGCACCGACCCGGCCGCCTGCGCATGGCTCGACGGGCTGGCCGCGCTGGGCGAGGCGCGCATCCGCGTGCTGCGCTATCCGGAGGGGTTCAACTACGCCGCCATGAACAACCTGGGCGCACGCGAGGCGCGCGGCGACTACCTGGTGCTGCTGAACAACGACACCGCCATCGTGCAGGGCGATTGGCTCGACGCGCTGCTCAACCATGCGCAGCGCCCCGAGGTGGGCGTGGTAGGCGCCAAGCTGCTCTACCCCAGCGGCCAGGTGCAGCACGCCGGGCTGCTGCTGGGGCTGCACGGCATGGCGGGCTACCCGTTCTCCGGGGCCGAGGCCGACGCACCGGGCTACATGCACCGGCTGGAGATCGACCAGAACTACAGCGCCGTGAGCGCCGCCTGCCTGATGGTGCGCCGGGCGCTCTACGACGAGCTGGGCGGCATGGATGCCGAAGCGTTCCCGCTGATCTGCGGCGACATGGATCTGTGCCTGCGCACACGCGCGGCGGGCTACCTGACAGTGTGGACGCCGCACGCCGTGCTGCTGCACGAAAAGGGCGCCACCCTGCCCGCCGTGCCGCCCGAGGCCTTCGCACAGCAGCGCGAGCGCGCGCAAGATGCGATGTACCGCCGCTGGCTGCCCGCGCTGGCACATGACCCGGCCTACAACCGCAACCTGTCGCTGCAATCGACCGAGTTCGCCGTGGAGACCGACACGCGCCTGAACTGGAACCCGCTGCCGTGGCGCCCGCTGCCGGTGGTGTTGGCGGTGAACGCTGACGCCTTCGGCTGCGGCCACTACCGCATCATCCACCCCGGCCAGGCCATGGCGCAGGCCGGGCTGGCCGACGTGCGCGTGAGCGAGTACCACTACGGCCCCGTGGAGATGGAGCGCCTGCGGCCCGACACCTGGGTACTGCAGCGCCTGGTGAGCGACGCGCCGTTCGAGATGGTGCGCCGTACCGCGCCGTTCACCCAGGCGTTCAAGGTGGCCGAGCTGGACGACTACCTGCTCAACCTGCCCATGAAGAACGGGCACCGCGGCCAGCTCCCGCAGGACATGCAGCGGGTGCTGCGGCGCTGGCTCGACCTGACGGACCGGCTGGTGGTCTCCACTGCCCCGCTGGCCGAAGCAATGGCCAAGCTGCACCGCGACATCCGCGTGGTGCCCAACCGGCTGCCGCCCGAGCGCTGGGGCCGCATCGCCAGCCTGCGCAGCCAGGGCCGCCGCCCGCGCGTGGGCTGGGCCGGTGGCGCGAGCCACCAGGGCGACCTGGAGCTGATCGCCGATGTGGTCAAAGCCCTGGCGGGGGAGGTGGAGTGGGTGTTCCTCGGCATGTGCCCCGCGCCCATGCGCCCGTACCTGCACGAGCACCACGCGCCCGTCGACATCGCGTCGTACCCGCACAAGCTCGCCAGCCTGAACCTCGACCTGGCCGTGGCCCCGCTGGAGCACAACCTGTTCAACGACTGCAAGAGCAACCTGAAGCTGCTGGAGTACGGCGCCTGCGGCTACCCCGTGGTGTGCAGCGACGTGGCCGCCTACCAAGGCAGCCTGCCCGTGACGCGCGTGAAGAACCGCTACAAGGACTGGGTGGACGCCATCCGCATGCACCTGGCCGACCTGGACGCCACGGCCGCCGCGGGCGACGCGCTGCGCGATGCGATACGGCGGGACTGGATGCTGGAAGGCGCGCATCTGGACGACTGGCTGCGCGCCTGGCTGCCCGGGTGAAACGCGCCACGCCCGTGCATCGGACATCAAAAACCATAGCTGCCAGCGCTTGCCAGACAAGCGCTGGAGGCCCAAAAAGCTATAAGTTCTCAAGCACTGGACGCCGCCAGCCGATACATTGATACGATTGCGCATCCCCGCCGTGCCCGGCGCCACTGGCTGGGCACGGTCTTTTTGACCGGCCCGCCCACGTCTCCTACTCCTCCGACATGTTCGTCCTCATTGGCTATGCCATCACTTTTGGGTGCGTTTTTGGCGTGTTCGTGGCCCACGGCGGCAACGTGCATGTGCTGCTGGAGGCGCTGCCGTTTGAAATGATCACCATCGGCGGCGCGGCCCTGGGGGCGCTCATCGTGAACAACCAGCCCAAGGTGCTCAAGGCCACGATGGCCGCCATTCCCGCGGCACTCAAGGGCAACAAGTACACCAAGGCGCGCTACATGGACCTGATGGCGCTGCTCTACGACATCCTGCAAAAGGCACGCAAGGAAGGCCTGATGGCGATCGAGGGCGACGTGGAGAACCCCAAGGAATCGCCGCTTTTCACCAAGTACCCCGGGGTGGGCACGGACCACCACGTGGTCGAGTTCATGACCGACTACCTGCGCATGATGGTGTCGGGCAACCTCAACGCGCACGAGATCGAGTCGCTGATGGACAGCGAGATCGAGACCCACCACCAGGAGGCCCATGCCCCGGTGGCGGCGCTCACGCGCCTGGCGGGCGCGCTGCCCGCCTTCGGTATCGTGGCGGCGGTGCTGGGCGTGGTGAACACCATGGGCTCGGTGGGCCAGCCGCCCGCCGTGCTCGGCGGCATGATCGCCTCGGCACTGGTGGGCACGTTCCTGGGCATCTTGCTGGCGTATGGCCTGGTCGAGCCCATCGCCGGCCTGCTGGAGCAGAAGGCCGAGGACGCCGCCAAGGAGTTCGAGTGCATCAAGTCCACCCTGCTCGCCAGCATGCAGGGCTACAACCCGGCCACGGCCATCGAGTTCGGGCGCAAGGTGCTGTTCTCCACCGACCGCCCCACCTTCATCGAGCTGGAAAGCCACGTGAAGGGCAAGAAGTAAGCCCGCGCCCCAAGCCCGCCACCACGCAACGCCATGGCAGAAAAGAAGCTCCAGCCCATCATCATCAAGCGCGTCAAGAAAACCGCGCATGCCGCGCATGGCGGGGCCTGGAAGATCGCCTACGCCGACTTCGTCACTGCGATGATGGCCTTCTTCCTGCTCATGTGGCTGCTGGGCTCCACGGCCAAGGGCGACCTGCAGGGCATCGCGGCCTACTTCGCCTCGCCGCTCAAGGTGGCGATGGCCGGCGGCGACGGCGCGGGCAACAGTTCCAGCGTGATCCCCGGCGGCGGCACGGATCTGTCCAAGGTGCACGGCCAGGTGCGCCGCTCCGACTCCCCGGACGACACCAACCGCCGCATGGACCTGAGTTCGCGCGCCGAACGCGCGCGCCAGGACGCGGCGCGCATCCGCGCGCTGCACGCCAAGATCGACGCGATGATCACGGAGAACGCCAAGCTCAACGAGTACCGCTCGCAGATCCGCATCGACGTGACGCCCGACGGCCTGCAGATCCAGATCGTCGACGACCAGAACCGTCCCATGTTCGACAGCGGCAGCGCCCTGGTGAAACCCTACATGCGCGACATCCTGGGCGCCATCGGTTCGGCCCTGGGCGGGGTGGAAAACCGCGTGAGCCTGGCCGGCCACACCGACGCCACGCCCTACGGCAACGGCGAGCGCGGCTACAGCAACTGGGAGCTTTCTGCCGACCGGGCCAATGCCTCGCGCCGCGAGCTGGTGGCCGCCGGCATGCCCGACGCCAAGCTGGCCCGCGTAGTGGGCCTGGCCGCCAGCGACCCGCTGGAGCCCACCAACCCGCGCGCGGCCATCAACCGGCGCATTACCATCACCATCCTGACCCGGGAGGCCGAGGAACGCCTGCTGGGCAAACAGCCCCGCGAAGTCCCGATTGAACAATTGCTTCCTGAAAAGCAGGACAATCCCTCACCGGGTAAGCAGCCGTAACCACTTGTCACAACGGCCGCGCCCATGAGACCATTGACCATAAATACCGACCGAAAGGGTCCCACGTGGCAGACCTTCGTTTCTTGATCGTTGACGACTTCTCGACCATGCGGCGCATCGTCCGCAACCTGCTGAAGGAAAGCGGCTTCGCCGATGCCGACGAGGCAGAGGATGGCGTCGCCGCCTTGCAGAAACTGCGCAATGGCAAATTTGATTTCGTGGTAACGGACATCAACATGCCGAACATGAATGGCTTCCAGCTGCTGGCCGAGATCAAGGGAGACGAGAAGCTCAAGCACCTTCCCGTGCTGATGGTCACGGCCGAGGCGCGCAAGGAAGACATCGTGGCGGCCGCGCAGGGCGGTGCCGCCGGCTACATCGTCAAGCCCTTCACCAAGGCCACGCTGGAGGAGAAGGTGACCTTGATCCTCAAGAAGATGGGGCTATGAAACCATGGACACCCCGGAAACACCGTCGAACAGCGCACCCGACGTACACCAGAAAATCGGCCTCCTGACGCGCCAGCTGCACGACGCGCTCAACCAGTTGGGTTACGCCGACAAGCTGCGCGGCAGCGCGGGGGAGCTGCCAGATGCGCAGAACCGCCTGTCCTACATCGCCCGCCTGACGGGCGAGGCGGCGGAAAAGGTGCTGGGGCGCGTGGAACAGGCCAAGACCCAGCACGAGTACATCGCGGCCGAGACCAAGCGCGTGCTCGATGCGCTGGTGAAAGATCCCGTCGCCACCGTGGCCAAGGGCGAGATCTACAACCATCTGGTGGACATGGAACGCGTGACCAAGGAGGCCGACGAGCACCTTACCGAGATCATGATGGCGCAGGATTTCCACGATCTGACCGGCCAGGTGATCGCGCGCGTGGTGACCCTTGCCTCGACGATCGAGCAGCAGCTGGTGCAGCTGCTGGTGCAGACCGCGCCCGCCAGCGCCCTGCCGGCGGCCGCTCCGGCACCGGCGGCGCCTGCAGTGCAAGAGCGCCCGCACCTGCCCGGCCCCGTGGTGGACCCCGAAAATACCCCGGATGTGGTCACCGACCAGTCACAAGTGGACGATCTGCTCGCCAGTCTGGGTTTTTAACCGCGCGCCAAGCCGCCTGCCAAGGCCGAATAGCACCCCTTCGGGGGCGCTATTCGGCCTTTAGTTTTGGCACTGCCTCACGACAATGGCACGACCCTTAGTGTCGTGCCCCCATGGACTCCAGCCAAGACAAGAACCTACCAGCCACCGGACGCAAGCTGCAAAAAGCCCGCGATGACGGCCAGGCTGCACGTTCGCGCGACCTCTCGCATCTGGCCATCCTGGGCGTCGGTGCCGCCGCCATGGCGGTGCTGGCCCGCCCCCTGGTCGATCACCTGCAATTCGCGTTGGGGCAACAGCTGCGCTTCAACGCCGAGACGGTGCAGGGCCCGCATTTCATGCTCCTTCG belongs to Acidovorax sp. YS12 and includes:
- a CDS encoding glycosyltransferase, whose translation is MVYPETITGNPLNGAVVARWLLNQAGHLGGEKVIRGNEIIFHWDEWVLQEEKSSGRLFIPSADNRIFNEDGVSKANRKGFCYYAHKYLLSGGKISDTVKKNGLSLCQDIPRSPEEIAEILRSTEVLYCYEPSSMASEAYACGCQPIFVETDYLKRFRPNPGMRQILESDIGVLPVPPIDRDHREQIARIHAQALESVKNFIDVTQNAAIAHAQLPDRQRQQREAAMAASYAFAHTSSLAQWQAQRTPGPAQSRLITERLASEAPTLAVFIRTIGLGSTALTATLRSLAELQPPYAPSSITVLGGPEPAAQEKLPQLRWVAVETLDAVLPLVQMESCGWILVVDAGDCFTPSGLLMVALELGHAPQCRAVYADALVRTDTGEPAALMRPDFNLDMLLSCPANMARHWLFRRDVFLEAGGFDAAYAQAPEFALLLRLIETGGLDGLAHVHEPLLTIAAPPMENNAHELAVLQQHLLARGYDNATVDAALPGRYRILYGHQAQPLISIIIPTRDQFALLERCVSSLLEKTTYPHYEILLVDNGSTDPAACAWLDGLAALGEARIRVLRYPEGFNYAAMNNLGAREARGDYLVLLNNDTAIVQGDWLDALLNHAQRPEVGVVGAKLLYPSGQVQHAGLLLGLHGMAGYPFSGAEADAPGYMHRLEIDQNYSAVSAACLMVRRALYDELGGMDAEAFPLICGDMDLCLRTRAAGYLTVWTPHAVLLHEKGATLPAVPPEAFAQQRERAQDAMYRRWLPALAHDPAYNRNLSLQSTEFAVETDTRLNWNPLPWRPLPVVLAVNADAFGCGHYRIIHPGQAMAQAGLADVRVSEYHYGPVEMERLRPDTWVLQRLVSDAPFEMVRRTAPFTQAFKVAELDDYLLNLPMKNGHRGQLPQDMQRVLRRWLDLTDRLVVSTAPLAEAMAKLHRDIRVVPNRLPPERWGRIASLRSQGRRPRVGWAGGASHQGDLELIADVVKALAGEVEWVFLGMCPAPMRPYLHEHHAPVDIASYPHKLASLNLDLAVAPLEHNLFNDCKSNLKLLEYGACGYPVVCSDVAAYQGSLPVTRVKNRYKDWVDAIRMHLADLDATAAAGDALRDAIRRDWMLEGAHLDDWLRAWLPG
- the motA gene encoding flagellar motor stator protein MotA translates to MFVLIGYAITFGCVFGVFVAHGGNVHVLLEALPFEMITIGGAALGALIVNNQPKVLKATMAAIPAALKGNKYTKARYMDLMALLYDILQKARKEGLMAIEGDVENPKESPLFTKYPGVGTDHHVVEFMTDYLRMMVSGNLNAHEIESLMDSEIETHHQEAHAPVAALTRLAGALPAFGIVAAVLGVVNTMGSVGQPPAVLGGMIASALVGTFLGILLAYGLVEPIAGLLEQKAEDAAKEFECIKSTLLASMQGYNPATAIEFGRKVLFSTDRPTFIELESHVKGKK
- the motB gene encoding flagellar motor protein MotB, with the translated sequence MAEKKLQPIIIKRVKKTAHAAHGGAWKIAYADFVTAMMAFFLLMWLLGSTAKGDLQGIAAYFASPLKVAMAGGDGAGNSSSVIPGGGTDLSKVHGQVRRSDSPDDTNRRMDLSSRAERARQDAARIRALHAKIDAMITENAKLNEYRSQIRIDVTPDGLQIQIVDDQNRPMFDSGSALVKPYMRDILGAIGSALGGVENRVSLAGHTDATPYGNGERGYSNWELSADRANASRRELVAAGMPDAKLARVVGLAASDPLEPTNPRAAINRRITITILTREAEERLLGKQPREVPIEQLLPEKQDNPSPGKQP
- the cheY gene encoding chemotaxis protein CheY encodes the protein MADLRFLIVDDFSTMRRIVRNLLKESGFADADEAEDGVAALQKLRNGKFDFVVTDINMPNMNGFQLLAEIKGDEKLKHLPVLMVTAEARKEDIVAAAQGGAAGYIVKPFTKATLEEKVTLILKKMGL
- a CDS encoding protein phosphatase CheZ gives rise to the protein MDTPETPSNSAPDVHQKIGLLTRQLHDALNQLGYADKLRGSAGELPDAQNRLSYIARLTGEAAEKVLGRVEQAKTQHEYIAAETKRVLDALVKDPVATVAKGEIYNHLVDMERVTKEADEHLTEIMMAQDFHDLTGQVIARVVTLASTIEQQLVQLLVQTAPASALPAAAPAPAAPAVQERPHLPGPVVDPENTPDVVTDQSQVDDLLASLGF